A DNA window from Candidatus Protochlamydia naegleriophila contains the following coding sequences:
- a CDS encoding STAS domain-containing protein, which yields MSNIEGLVSVKEELKGDVLILRMNGRLDAVSSPPAERKVFDYINNGQHNLLLDFSGIDYLSSAGMRMLLSVTKKLKTLSGKLVLFAVTNNVMDVLKMSGFDHVLELAKTEDDALRKF from the coding sequence ATGAGCAACATTGAAGGACTCGTAAGCGTCAAAGAAGAGCTGAAAGGCGATGTTTTGATTTTGAGAATGAATGGTCGTTTAGATGCTGTTTCTTCTCCACCTGCCGAGCGAAAAGTCTTTGACTATATCAATAATGGGCAGCATAATCTTCTATTAGATTTTTCTGGGATAGATTATTTGAGTAGTGCTGGTATGCGCATGCTACTATCAGTTACGAAAAAACTTAAGACATTGTCTGGTAAGTTAGTGCTCTTTGCTGTGACAAACAATGTAATGGACGTATTGAAGATGTCAGGCTTTGATCACGTTCTAGAACTGGCCAAAACGGAAGACGACGCGTTACGCAAGTTTTAA
- the miaA gene encoding tRNA (adenosine(37)-N6)-dimethylallyltransferase MiaA → MIGETSVETEEVKRIILNFALEVQKQIPSNFQKRKKRVIVISGPTCCGKSALAMNLAQAMDGEIISADSMQVYRRMDIGTAKATKEERLLVPHHLIDIRDIQDSFNVVDFYYEARQAIQRILDEGNVPIVAGGSGFYLHALLYGPPSGPPSVPELRKSLEEEIECVGSDVLYERLCQLDPQYAKTITKNDKQKIVRALEIIMLTNKKVSKLSWKGRRKPQNYDFRCWFLHRPKEKLYERIDRRCDKMLDEGFLEEVRRLDLEGIRQNSSASQAIGYRQALDYLLTEQSAAHYDQFVKSFKQATRHYAKRQFTWFRKEPLFRWLDVDMHDPEVVFDMIMKDYELL, encoded by the coding sequence GTGATTGGCGAAACCTCTGTCGAAACTGAAGAAGTCAAACGCATCATTCTAAATTTCGCTTTGGAAGTTCAAAAGCAGATTCCTTCGAATTTCCAAAAAAGAAAAAAACGCGTGATTGTGATTTCTGGGCCCACTTGCTGCGGAAAGTCGGCCCTTGCTATGAATTTGGCGCAAGCCATGGATGGCGAAATTATTTCGGCCGATTCCATGCAGGTCTATCGCCGAATGGATATAGGAACTGCCAAGGCAACCAAAGAAGAAAGGTTGCTTGTCCCTCATCATTTAATCGATATACGCGACATTCAAGACAGCTTTAACGTTGTTGATTTTTATTACGAGGCCAGACAGGCGATCCAAAGAATTCTCGATGAGGGCAATGTTCCGATTGTGGCTGGCGGATCGGGCTTTTATTTGCATGCCTTGCTCTATGGTCCTCCAAGCGGCCCACCTTCGGTTCCAGAGCTGCGTAAATCTTTAGAAGAAGAAATCGAATGCGTAGGATCTGACGTTTTATACGAACGACTATGCCAATTAGATCCGCAATATGCGAAGACAATCACCAAAAACGACAAGCAAAAGATTGTGCGAGCCTTAGAAATTATCATGCTGACCAATAAAAAAGTTAGTAAATTGTCGTGGAAAGGACGCCGCAAACCGCAAAATTATGACTTCCGGTGCTGGTTTTTACATCGCCCAAAAGAAAAATTGTATGAAAGAATCGATCGGCGTTGCGATAAAATGCTTGATGAAGGCTTTTTAGAGGAAGTGCGACGGCTAGACCTTGAGGGGATTCGCCAGAATTCATCAGCTTCGCAAGCAATTGGTTATAGACAGGCCCTTGATTATCTGTTAACAGAGCAGTCGGCTGCGCACTATGATCAATTTGTTAAATCATTCAAGCAAGCTACACGCCACTATGCAAAGCGGCAATTTACTTGGTTTCGCAAGGAACCTCTCTTTCGTTGGCTTGATGTCGATATGCACGATCCAGAAGTTGTATTTGACATGATCATGAAAGATTACGAATTGCTTTAA
- a CDS encoding NADPH-dependent FMN reductase has product MKIVAIGGSLRPHSYTYQALQVALSSIHNPAIQTELIDLRTLQLPFCDGSSLYTAFPDVEIFRQKVKSASGVLLATPEYHGSLSGVLKNALDLLDIEQLGGKAVGLIAVVGGVHSTSALNTLRLICRQLHCWVLPDQLIIPHAASSFDVNGQLIDKELEERLSKMTHYLVEIAEKLQRKANH; this is encoded by the coding sequence ATGAAGATTGTTGCAATAGGGGGAAGCTTGCGCCCCCATTCTTATACTTATCAGGCTTTACAGGTAGCCTTAAGTAGTATTCACAATCCAGCCATTCAAACCGAATTAATCGATTTACGCACACTTCAACTCCCTTTTTGTGATGGAAGCAGCCTGTATACAGCTTTTCCAGACGTTGAAATTTTTAGGCAAAAAGTCAAGTCGGCTTCCGGCGTTTTACTGGCAACGCCCGAATACCATGGAAGCCTTAGCGGCGTTTTAAAAAATGCATTGGACTTGTTAGATATTGAACAGCTGGGAGGCAAAGCTGTTGGGCTTATTGCGGTAGTTGGAGGTGTGCATAGTACAAGTGCACTGAATACTTTGCGCTTGATTTGCAGGCAGCTCCATTGCTGGGTCCTGCCCGATCAACTCATTATTCCTCATGCAGCTAGCAGTTTTGATGTAAATGGACAACTGATTGATAAAGAACTCGAAGAACGCCTTTCAAAAATGACTCACTATCTTGTTGAAATAGCAGAAAAATTGCAACGCAAAGCGAACCATTAA
- a CDS encoding HAD family hydrolase, producing the protein MRLSVFDLDHTLLTVNSSYHFGAYLYRQNFFAFPSLLASLFYYARHKLFGLSIQKLHQKTFQLLFKGVSAEELQTYASIFFEQHLMGKFYQPALQRLREAQKNGDYTLILSSSPDFLVKPIAEWLGVDAWQATIYAVDCGRMSLLESILDGQDKANYLVKLAQEMGVSSSSITVYSDSYLDLPILKMAGRAIGVVPDFYLKRICHEKGWEII; encoded by the coding sequence TTGCGACTATCTGTTTTCGACCTTGATCATACCCTCCTAACAGTCAATAGTAGCTATCATTTTGGTGCCTACCTTTACCGCCAGAATTTCTTTGCGTTCCCTTCTCTATTAGCTAGTCTGTTTTACTATGCACGTCATAAGCTTTTTGGCTTGTCGATTCAAAAGCTTCACCAAAAAACTTTTCAGCTGCTTTTTAAAGGAGTGTCTGCAGAAGAACTTCAAACCTATGCCTCGATTTTCTTTGAGCAGCATCTGATGGGGAAGTTTTATCAGCCAGCGTTGCAGCGCCTTCGTGAGGCACAAAAAAACGGGGACTATACTTTAATTTTATCGAGTTCACCCGACTTTTTGGTCAAGCCAATAGCTGAATGGCTTGGAGTCGATGCATGGCAGGCAACTATCTATGCGGTTGATTGTGGCCGCATGTCCCTCCTTGAATCCATTTTAGACGGGCAAGACAAAGCTAATTATTTGGTTAAATTGGCCCAGGAAATGGGTGTCAGTTCATCTTCTATTACCGTCTATTCTGACAGCTATTTAGATTTACCTATATTAAAAATGGCTGGAAGAGCTATAGGTGTGGTTCCAGATTTTTATTTAAAGCGCATTTGCCATGAGAAAGGATGGGAAATTATTTAG
- a CDS encoding glutamine synthetase III, translating to MRRQILKEMGREFRFQGKLEGRCISSENFGKYVFSRTVMHKMLPREIYQNVSNAMDGREKIKAEYADTVAMAIKEWAISHGATHYSHWFQPLTGASAEKHDAFIDWHSQDSVIEQFNGKQLIQGEPDASSFPSGGLRSTYEARGYTGWDPASPIFLWRAGDGITLCIPSVFFSWTGNVLDSKIPLLRSEHRIDEAASRLLRLTGLAADYVYSTLGLEQEYFVIDRALRNLRPDLILLGKTVFGAPSPKGQELQDHYFGAVKDRILAFMCAFENEAIELGIPVKTRHNEVAPAQHEVAPVFEKSAAAIDHNILLMELMRQIAQEQGLACLLHEKPFAAINGSGKHCNWSLSTNTGVNLLDPSDTPHNNLHFLILLTAIIHGVYQHSALLRASIGSASNDYRLGGHEAPPAIMSIYLGQGLEALLEEIESKGSSSFVQAKSRYDLGVVVLPDLSKDNTDRNRTSPFAFTGNKFEFRAVGSSANPAFSVTVLNLIVAESLNLILDEIEAKLEQGVTPEVLTKAALPVLQHYLRVSKGIRFTGDNYSEAWAKEAEKRGLPIIKRSSEAFLALSDPKTIRVFDRILTAEELASRQDILFEHYVHHMNIEVNLMLDMFKTQILPAAFNYQKEMAMSYLQIKEALAPHQFHSTKQAAYLKHFNDALEEAMKRCEELEKGKVKAFALPLKEKSLAFGEQVASKMEHFRESVDHLETLLDDQLWPLPKYRELLFMV from the coding sequence ATGAGAAGGCAGATCCTAAAAGAGATGGGCAGGGAATTTCGTTTTCAGGGTAAATTGGAGGGGCGGTGCATCAGCTCTGAAAATTTTGGCAAATACGTCTTTTCCCGCACTGTGATGCACAAGATGCTCCCTCGAGAAATTTATCAAAATGTCTCGAATGCAATGGATGGCCGTGAAAAAATTAAAGCTGAGTACGCTGATACGGTTGCCATGGCGATTAAAGAGTGGGCGATCAGCCATGGAGCAACTCACTATAGCCACTGGTTTCAACCCCTGACTGGAGCCAGCGCGGAAAAGCATGATGCTTTCATTGATTGGCATTCACAAGATAGCGTCATCGAACAGTTTAACGGCAAGCAACTCATTCAGGGAGAACCCGATGCGTCTTCTTTTCCGTCTGGTGGGTTGAGGAGTACTTATGAAGCAAGAGGATATACAGGGTGGGATCCTGCTTCCCCAATCTTTTTATGGAGGGCAGGCGATGGTATTACGCTTTGTATTCCTTCTGTCTTCTTTTCCTGGACTGGCAATGTGCTCGACTCCAAAATCCCTCTTTTGCGCTCAGAACATCGCATTGATGAGGCGGCCTCAAGGCTTTTGCGTTTGACCGGACTTGCTGCTGATTATGTTTACTCGACGCTTGGCCTGGAGCAGGAGTATTTTGTCATTGATCGCGCTTTGCGCAATTTAAGGCCCGATCTTATTTTACTTGGTAAGACGGTATTTGGAGCTCCATCCCCAAAAGGACAGGAGCTGCAAGATCACTATTTTGGCGCCGTTAAAGATCGCATTTTAGCATTTATGTGTGCATTTGAGAATGAGGCGATCGAGCTTGGCATTCCTGTAAAAACGCGCCATAATGAAGTGGCTCCTGCGCAGCATGAAGTGGCACCTGTCTTTGAAAAGTCGGCTGCAGCGATTGATCACAACATTTTGTTGATGGAGTTGATGAGGCAAATAGCTCAAGAGCAGGGTTTAGCCTGCTTATTGCATGAGAAGCCCTTTGCTGCAATCAATGGGTCTGGTAAGCATTGTAACTGGTCTTTATCGACCAATACAGGTGTGAATTTGCTCGATCCAAGCGATACTCCTCATAACAATTTGCACTTCCTCATTTTGCTTACAGCGATTATACATGGGGTTTATCAACATTCTGCACTTTTGCGCGCTTCCATTGGCTCGGCTTCTAATGATTATCGCTTGGGTGGGCATGAAGCGCCGCCTGCCATCATGTCTATTTATTTGGGGCAGGGGCTTGAAGCGTTATTAGAGGAAATTGAAAGCAAAGGAAGCTCTTCTTTTGTTCAAGCCAAAAGCCGCTATGATTTAGGGGTGGTTGTTTTGCCTGATCTTTCTAAGGACAATACGGACCGCAACCGCACCTCGCCATTTGCTTTCACAGGGAATAAGTTTGAGTTCCGTGCGGTCGGCTCATCTGCCAATCCCGCTTTTTCTGTGACAGTGCTGAACCTCATCGTAGCCGAAAGCCTTAATCTTATACTTGACGAAATAGAGGCTAAACTTGAACAGGGTGTGACGCCAGAAGTGCTTACAAAAGCCGCCCTACCTGTGCTGCAACACTATTTAAGAGTGTCTAAAGGGATACGCTTTACAGGAGATAATTATAGCGAAGCATGGGCTAAAGAAGCTGAGAAGCGGGGGTTGCCTATCATTAAACGCTCTTCGGAGGCTTTTTTGGCCCTGTCTGATCCCAAAACAATCCGCGTCTTTGACCGCATTTTAACGGCAGAAGAGCTTGCAAGCCGCCAAGATATTTTATTCGAGCATTATGTGCACCATATGAATATAGAAGTTAATTTGATGCTCGATATGTTTAAAACGCAAATTCTTCCGGCTGCCTTTAACTATCAAAAAGAGATGGCAATGAGTTATTTGCAGATTAAAGAAGCGCTTGCTCCTCACCAATTTCACTCGACTAAGCAAGCGGCTTATTTGAAACACTTTAACGATGCCCTCGAAGAGGCAATGAAGCGCTGTGAAGAATTGGAAAAGGGAAAAGTAAAGGCGTTTGCTTTGCCTCTTAAAGAAAAATCTTTGGCTTTTGGTGAACAAGTGGCTTCAAAAATGGAGCATTTTCGCGAATCTGTCGACCACTTGGAAACTTTGCTCGACGACCAATTATGGCCATTGCCGAAATATCGCGAATTATTATTTATGGTCTAG
- the nadD gene encoding nicotinate (nicotinamide) nucleotide adenylyltransferase has product MKAKKIGLLGGSFDPIHFGHLNLALELKEKKSLDEVWLIPAQINPHKTDTQPVSFEHRFEMARLAIEGVPHFFLNDLESKRLPPSYTIDTLRLLIENDRNQGLSNQFYLLLGEDGIRYFSRWHLAEEIVRLVPLAIGSRFNPDLTSLLSHSEAIQAAIRKGLTQTRRIDISSTELRERLSKKLYCGHLMPSLVLRYIEKNGLYA; this is encoded by the coding sequence ATGAAGGCAAAAAAAATTGGTTTACTTGGTGGGTCATTTGACCCCATTCATTTTGGTCACCTCAACTTGGCTCTCGAGTTAAAAGAAAAAAAAAGCTTGGATGAGGTGTGGTTAATACCGGCTCAAATCAATCCCCATAAGACCGATACACAGCCAGTCTCATTCGAGCATCGCTTTGAGATGGCTCGACTAGCCATTGAAGGCGTGCCCCATTTTTTTTTAAACGATCTGGAGTCAAAGCGTTTGCCACCCTCTTATACGATTGACACGCTGCGACTGTTGATTGAGAATGACCGAAATCAGGGACTCTCAAATCAATTTTATTTGCTACTCGGAGAAGACGGAATCCGCTATTTTTCCCGCTGGCACTTGGCTGAGGAGATTGTCAGGCTTGTACCTCTTGCGATTGGCTCGCGCTTCAATCCCGACTTGACTTCTTTATTGAGCCATAGTGAAGCTATTCAGGCTGCCATCCGTAAAGGATTGACTCAAACGAGGCGAATCGATATTTCGAGTACAGAACTGCGTGAAAGGCTATCTAAAAAACTTTACTGTGGCCACTTAATGCCGAGTTTAGTTTTGCGCTACATCGAGAAAAACGGGCTCTATGCTTAA
- a CDS encoding GNAT family N-acetyltransferase, translated as MQPLTNSSPTTTSYNRYETVEAETSDAQEICDIVNEAFKKDLFREVSRTNLEQISSFFDSDHTWYVIKVKENNITTIAGTVLYSNDQAPESSTHGNIHMLAVRAAYQGKELSLHLLKAVENKALLDQKDRIALIVAEMNSSLCTFYQKQGYEFTGETFILPNFCVRPQYKMGDDHKANSSIAFLHMEKILKA; from the coding sequence ATGCAGCCCCTAACTAATTCATCCCCTACAACCACGTCCTATAATAGATACGAAACCGTGGAAGCCGAAACCTCAGATGCACAAGAGATTTGCGACATTGTCAACGAAGCCTTTAAAAAAGATCTCTTCCGTGAAGTCTCTCGCACAAATCTGGAACAGATTTCTTCCTTTTTTGACTCTGACCACACCTGGTATGTCATTAAAGTGAAAGAGAATAACATTACAACCATTGCCGGGACTGTTTTATATTCTAACGATCAGGCTCCTGAAAGTAGCACGCACGGAAATATCCACATGCTGGCGGTTCGAGCCGCCTATCAAGGCAAAGAATTAAGCCTTCATCTATTGAAAGCTGTAGAAAACAAGGCTTTGCTGGATCAAAAAGATCGAATCGCATTGATTGTAGCCGAAATGAATTCTTCCCTATGCACGTTCTATCAAAAGCAAGGCTATGAATTCACAGGTGAGACCTTCATCCTTCCCAATTTCTGCGTCCGGCCTCAATACAAAATGGGGGATGATCACAAAGCAAATTCCTCAATAGCATTCCTCCATATGGAAAAAATACTAAAGGCTTAA
- the rsfS gene encoding ribosome silencing factor translates to MMKNSDLKVLTEVAQAIYDKKGFNILVLDVREICTMTDYFIIAEGTVDRHVRAISQSIDDQLAKHGQHPYHIEGEQDGDWVVMDYTDFVVHLFIPDLREKYALEDLWKNGRIVDVQIDISRPEIKRGA, encoded by the coding sequence ATGATGAAAAATTCCGATTTAAAAGTGTTAACAGAAGTTGCACAAGCCATTTATGATAAGAAAGGCTTTAATATTTTAGTCCTCGACGTGCGAGAAATTTGCACCATGACCGATTATTTTATCATTGCCGAGGGAACGGTGGATCGCCATGTGAGAGCGATTAGCCAATCCATTGATGACCAATTGGCAAAGCATGGACAACATCCCTATCACATTGAAGGGGAGCAGGACGGGGATTGGGTAGTAATGGATTATACCGATTTTGTCGTTCACCTCTTTATTCCGGATCTTAGGGAAAAATATGCTTTAGAGGATTTATGGAAGAATGGCCGAATTGTAGATGTCCAGATTGATATCTCACGGCCAGAAATCAAGCGTGGCGCCTAA
- the fabF gene encoding beta-ketoacyl-ACP synthase II — protein sequence MSKKRIVITGMGIVSCFGNDVDIFYQNLLAGNSGIRTITDFPCEDYPTRIAGVIENFDTGEYLDKKQARRVDKSIAYTMVAGKKSLESAQLSGEQLERLQKDRCGILIGSGMGGMSVFADGVQTLVEKGQRRVSPFFVPYILTNMSGALLGMDIGFMGPNYSISTACATANNAIISAANHIRNGEADLMLCGGVEAAVIPMGLAGFCACKALSQRNDEPSRASRPWDLGRDGFVMGEGAGVLVMESLEHALARGAPILAEYLGGGLSCDAYHMTEPRADGAGVALCIRHALQDAGIKPEDINYINAHATSTPAGDMAEVNALKQVFKNPAAIKMNATKSMIGHLLGAAGGVEAIATIKAILDHRIHPTINLENPEPNLGFDVSTKAEEFEVKHAISNSFGFGGHNASIVLARYKH from the coding sequence ATGAGTAAAAAACGCATTGTTATTACAGGAATGGGAATCGTATCGTGCTTTGGAAACGATGTGGACATTTTTTATCAAAATCTTTTAGCAGGCAATAGTGGCATTCGAACCATTACAGACTTTCCATGTGAAGACTATCCTACAAGAATTGCGGGTGTAATTGAGAATTTTGATACAGGCGAGTATTTGGATAAAAAGCAAGCGCGCCGCGTTGACAAATCAATAGCCTATACGATGGTTGCAGGAAAAAAATCGCTGGAATCAGCTCAGTTGAGCGGAGAACAATTAGAGCGGTTGCAGAAAGATCGATGCGGCATCTTAATTGGATCTGGCATGGGCGGAATGAGCGTCTTTGCTGATGGTGTTCAGACGCTTGTTGAAAAAGGACAGCGGCGAGTATCTCCTTTCTTTGTCCCTTATATTTTGACAAATATGAGCGGCGCCCTTTTAGGCATGGATATTGGCTTTATGGGACCTAATTATTCCATTTCAACAGCTTGTGCAACAGCAAACAATGCGATTATTTCGGCTGCCAATCACATCCGCAATGGGGAGGCTGATTTGATGCTTTGCGGAGGTGTTGAAGCGGCCGTGATACCGATGGGCCTGGCAGGTTTTTGTGCTTGCAAAGCCTTGTCTCAGCGCAATGATGAGCCAAGCAGAGCATCTCGCCCTTGGGATCTTGGTAGAGATGGATTTGTAATGGGAGAAGGGGCCGGAGTTCTCGTCATGGAGAGCCTGGAGCATGCTTTAGCAAGAGGAGCTCCTATCTTGGCCGAGTATCTCGGTGGCGGGCTCTCATGCGATGCCTACCATATGACGGAGCCCCGTGCAGATGGGGCAGGAGTGGCTTTGTGCATTCGCCATGCCTTGCAAGATGCTGGCATCAAGCCAGAAGACATCAATTATATCAACGCGCATGCGACTTCAACTCCGGCAGGGGATATGGCAGAAGTCAATGCACTTAAGCAAGTATTTAAAAATCCTGCAGCGATTAAAATGAACGCGACTAAATCGATGATTGGCCACTTACTCGGTGCAGCTGGCGGAGTCGAAGCAATTGCTACCATCAAAGCGATTCTTGATCATCGCATTCATCCAACAATCAATTTAGAGAATCCAGAGCCAAATTTAGGTTTTGATGTTTCTACTAAAGCTGAAGAGTTCGAGGTTAAACATGCCATTTCCAACTCATTTGGATTTGGCGGGCATAATGCCTCTATTGTTCTTGCTCGCTATAAACACTAA
- a CDS encoding bis(5'-nucleosyl)-tetraphosphatase, with translation MKNDYSYGIIPLRREEQTWFVLLVQHYAGHWAFPKGHAHVGESPQQAAERELFEETGLKVQAYLSDQVLSEHYYFTFNKQRINKVVDYFVALVEGAVVLQEDEIKASRWSTLSEAMQIMTFKEGRALIHQVLQFVES, from the coding sequence GTGAAGAATGACTATTCATATGGAATTATTCCTTTGCGTCGAGAAGAACAAACATGGTTTGTTTTACTAGTCCAACATTATGCAGGTCACTGGGCTTTTCCCAAAGGGCATGCTCATGTTGGAGAATCTCCCCAGCAAGCAGCCGAACGAGAATTATTTGAGGAAACCGGCCTAAAGGTCCAAGCCTACTTGTCTGATCAAGTCTTGAGCGAACACTACTATTTTACCTTTAATAAGCAGCGAATTAACAAGGTAGTTGACTACTTTGTAGCTCTTGTTGAAGGAGCTGTTGTGCTTCAAGAAGATGAAATTAAAGCCAGCCGTTGGTCGACTCTTTCCGAAGCCATGCAGATCATGACTTTCAAGGAAGGGAGGGCTCTCATTCATCAAGTTCTGCAATTCGTAGAGAGTTGA
- a CDS encoding heme NO-binding domain-containing protein, whose product MLGFIFFEFKQYILKRYDYAMWERVTEQVHVSSQKTYKNNESYSDDELLGMIGILANETNQAINEVEEDLGVFLAPFLIRITSHMIDPNWGLLELLLHTQGVIHARLAKSIAASTTPFLDISQTGSSEVTIIYRSPRRMCSLAKGLLKGMSALYHSPISIEEPSCMHRDDSQCMLKVVIESPSSISRNQA is encoded by the coding sequence ATGCTAGGATTTATTTTTTTTGAATTCAAACAATACATTTTAAAACGCTATGATTATGCCATGTGGGAGCGCGTGACCGAACAGGTTCACGTTTCTTCTCAAAAAACGTATAAAAATAATGAATCGTATTCTGATGATGAATTATTGGGGATGATTGGCATTTTAGCTAATGAAACTAACCAAGCTATTAATGAGGTGGAAGAAGATTTGGGCGTTTTTTTAGCTCCTTTTTTAATTCGAATCACTAGCCATATGATTGACCCTAATTGGGGGTTGTTAGAACTTCTCCTTCATACTCAAGGAGTCATTCATGCACGTTTAGCTAAATCCATAGCTGCTAGTACCACACCATTTCTAGACATTTCTCAAACAGGATCCAGCGAGGTAACTATCATCTATCGATCGCCACGCCGCATGTGTAGTCTAGCCAAAGGGCTCCTTAAGGGAATGAGCGCCCTGTATCATAGTCCAATCTCGATTGAAGAGCCAAGCTGCATGCATAGAGACGATTCTCAATGCATGTTAAAGGTTGTTATCGAATCCCCTTCATCAATATCCAGAAATCAAGCCTAA
- the ade gene encoding adenine deaminase — MNTFSLSGQIVDVVQRRIYPGTITVADGYIAAIKPDDAIKETNYILPGFIDAHIHIESSMLVPSEFARLATIHGTVATVSDPHEIANVLGIDGVRYMIENGKQVPFHFYFGAPSCVPATNFETSGATIDASGIEALFRDYQVHYLSEMMNFPGVLQQDPLVMDKIAIAKRYKKPIDGHAPGLRGKEAAKYIEAGISTDHECFTLEEALDKIRYGMKILIREGSAAKNYEALHPLIGTHPEHVMFCSDDKHPHELVDGHINLLVRRSIEKGYDVMDVLRAACYHPVQHYHLKTGLLQPGNSADFIVVDNLHDFNVQSTFIKGLLVAQDGQTKIERVPVSIVNQFNCHAKSPKDFAIKAEPGQLQVIQVIEGQLVTNKVLMDGLVQDGCFISDPSQDVLKIAVVNRYQDRPPAIGFINQFGLKKGAIASCIAHDSHNIICVGVTDEDICTAVNAVIQHKGGIAVAADGLAEALPLPIGGIMSGNDGCAVAKEYVVIDQLAKNLGTPLQAPFMTLSFMALLVIPSLKLSDKGLFDGSSFTFAPLVIA, encoded by the coding sequence ATGAATACTTTCAGCTTATCTGGTCAAATTGTAGATGTTGTTCAGCGGCGTATCTATCCTGGAACCATAACGGTCGCAGATGGATACATTGCAGCCATCAAACCCGATGATGCCATTAAGGAAACAAACTATATCCTCCCAGGTTTCATTGATGCCCATATCCACATTGAAAGCTCCATGCTGGTACCATCCGAATTTGCACGCTTAGCCACCATCCATGGAACAGTGGCCACAGTTTCAGATCCGCACGAGATAGCCAATGTATTGGGTATCGATGGAGTCCGCTATATGATTGAAAATGGCAAGCAAGTTCCTTTTCACTTCTATTTTGGGGCCCCCTCTTGCGTTCCTGCCACGAACTTTGAAACGTCTGGGGCAACAATTGATGCATCTGGCATTGAAGCCCTTTTTAGAGATTATCAGGTTCACTACCTCAGCGAAATGATGAATTTTCCAGGCGTTCTACAACAAGATCCGCTTGTCATGGACAAAATTGCCATTGCCAAGCGCTATAAAAAGCCAATCGACGGACATGCGCCGGGTCTCAGAGGAAAAGAAGCTGCCAAGTACATTGAAGCCGGTATTTCAACAGATCATGAATGCTTTACTCTAGAAGAAGCCCTGGATAAAATTCGATACGGCATGAAAATTTTAATCCGCGAAGGATCCGCAGCCAAAAACTACGAGGCTCTACATCCTCTTATTGGAACGCATCCTGAACATGTCATGTTTTGCAGCGATGATAAACACCCTCACGAACTTGTCGATGGACACATCAATCTTCTTGTCAGACGCTCTATCGAAAAAGGATATGACGTCATGGATGTCTTACGGGCAGCTTGCTATCATCCTGTTCAGCATTACCACCTTAAGACGGGCCTCTTGCAGCCTGGAAACTCAGCCGATTTTATTGTGGTTGATAATTTACACGACTTCAACGTGCAGTCCACTTTCATCAAAGGACTTTTGGTAGCCCAGGATGGACAGACGAAAATTGAACGGGTACCAGTCTCGATTGTCAACCAATTTAACTGCCATGCCAAGTCTCCCAAAGACTTCGCCATTAAGGCTGAACCTGGCCAGCTGCAAGTCATTCAAGTCATCGAAGGGCAGCTCGTCACCAATAAAGTTCTGATGGACGGTCTGGTTCAAGATGGCTGCTTTATATCCGATCCAAGCCAAGACGTGCTCAAAATTGCCGTCGTCAACCGCTATCAAGACAGGCCGCCAGCCATTGGCTTCATCAATCAATTTGGACTCAAAAAAGGCGCTATCGCTTCATGCATTGCCCATGACTCCCATAATATCATTTGCGTTGGCGTCACAGATGAAGACATTTGCACCGCAGTTAACGCCGTCATTCAACACAAGGGAGGAATTGCAGTTGCAGCCGACGGTCTAGCAGAAGCTCTGCCATTGCCGATTGGAGGCATCATGAGTGGTAATGATGGTTGTGCAGTCGCCAAAGAATACGTTGTCATCGATCAACTCGCAAAAAATCTGGGAACTCCTCTACAAGCTCCATTTATGACGTTGTCTTTCATGGCTTTGCTCGTCATCCCCTCTTTAAAATTGAGTGATAAAGGATTATTCGATGGATCATCGTTTACATTCGCTCCTCTCGTTATAGCCTAA